The proteins below are encoded in one region of Pelagibacterium flavum:
- a CDS encoding dihydrofolate reductase family protein, translated as MGKLIVWNIASLDGYFEGLQPWDLSLHETIWGDELAALSEAQLADTEALVFGRRTYEGMAAYWANESETGPITDAMNALPKYVVSNTLTVPDWNNTRVINGDVVEALRDIKSKSQRNLYIFGSAELLASLLPAGLVDEYRLGIAPLLLGRGNPLFKPSDLRIDLELLKTQPLKNGGIVLYYGLKTPT; from the coding sequence ATGGGCAAATTGATTGTCTGGAACATTGCAAGCCTCGATGGCTATTTCGAGGGCCTTCAGCCTTGGGATCTGTCTCTGCACGAAACCATCTGGGGCGACGAATTGGCGGCCCTCTCCGAGGCGCAGTTGGCCGATACCGAAGCACTGGTTTTCGGACGGCGCACCTATGAGGGCATGGCTGCGTACTGGGCCAACGAATCCGAAACCGGGCCCATTACCGATGCCATGAACGCGCTGCCCAAATATGTCGTCTCAAACACGCTGACGGTGCCCGACTGGAACAACACCAGAGTTATCAATGGCGATGTCGTCGAAGCTCTGCGCGACATCAAGTCAAAATCGCAGCGCAATCTCTATATCTTTGGGAGCGCTGAACTGCTTGCCTCACTCCTGCCAGCGGGCCTTGTCGATGAATACCGGCTGGGTATCGCCCCGCTCTTGCTTGGTCGCGGCAACCCGTTGTTCAAGCCGTCCGACTTGCGGATCGATCTCGAACTTCTCAAGACCCAGCCGCTCAAGAACGGCGGCATCGTTCTTTATTACGGCTTGAAAACCCCAACCTGA
- a CDS encoding ArsR/SmtB family transcription factor, with amino-acid sequence MLNDSSQLDLMFRALADGNRRAMIDRLSKSSASIGDFSSQLGISLPATLQHIAVLEQAGLVVTKKQGRVRICTLDTAALSRAERWINERRTLWGRRLDALGALLENDTLEEDK; translated from the coding sequence ATGCTTAACGATTCTTCACAGCTCGATCTCATGTTCCGCGCCCTGGCCGACGGCAACCGTCGCGCCATGATCGACAGGCTGAGCAAATCGAGTGCAAGCATCGGCGATTTTTCCAGCCAGCTTGGCATTTCGCTGCCCGCCACGCTCCAGCACATCGCGGTGCTTGAGCAGGCCGGACTGGTGGTCACCAAAAAACAAGGCCGCGTGCGCATCTGCACGCTCGATACGGCCGCACTCAGCCGGGCCGAGCGCTGGATCAACGAGCGCCGCACATTATGGGGCCGCCGTCTCGACGCTCTCGGGGCCCTTCTCGAAAACGACACTCTGGAGGAAGACAAATGA
- a CDS encoding TetR/AcrR family transcriptional regulator — translation MTPPTLTINDDTLTSRQKDVLDAALGLLVDGGDGLTMTGVARRASCSKETLYKWFGDRDGLLTATVQWQASKVRVVPVDRETLDKRTLGIALEKFGRDWLTVLTGDISVALNRLAVSHAGQEKRNLGAIVLENGPIGMARRCEPLLEAGRAAGLLDFDDADQAFRTFFGLVVRDTQIRMLLGEQRRPSEEKIAGQARRAREQFFALYGA, via the coding sequence TTGACCCCGCCAACCCTGACCATAAACGACGATACGCTCACCAGTCGCCAGAAGGATGTTCTGGATGCGGCGCTGGGTCTTTTGGTCGATGGTGGCGATGGGCTCACCATGACCGGGGTGGCGCGCAGGGCGAGCTGTTCGAAGGAAACGCTCTACAAATGGTTCGGCGACCGGGATGGGCTTTTGACGGCCACCGTGCAATGGCAGGCCTCCAAGGTGCGGGTTGTGCCGGTGGACCGGGAGACACTGGACAAGCGCACGCTCGGCATTGCGCTGGAAAAATTCGGGCGCGACTGGCTGACGGTTCTGACCGGAGACATTTCGGTGGCGCTGAACCGGTTGGCCGTGAGCCATGCGGGCCAGGAAAAGCGCAATCTGGGGGCGATTGTCCTCGAGAATGGGCCCATCGGGATGGCGCGACGCTGCGAACCTTTGCTTGAGGCGGGCAGGGCGGCGGGGCTGCTCGATTTCGACGACGCAGATCAGGCGTTTCGGACATTTTTCGGTCTGGTGGTCAGGGACACCCAGATCCGCATGTTGCTCGGCGAACAACGACGACCGAGCGAAGAGAAGATTGCGGGGCAGGCACGCCGGGCCCGCGAACAGTTTTTTGCGCTCTACGGCGCTTAA
- a CDS encoding phosphatase PAP2 family protein: MNRKSSIFLGRLSGALALSLLTSTALAAPLGVGEFTVPLPDVAYPLPVVETYTHQAGVGADGAEVNRYDRAENPVLELHRGFDEIWNLGDEAWRSGGANGDGALDYSNVEIVDPAVWAANMAYVLSMTGSARDDQEALEAYLDDRRSQGFSVISGMGPVLANIYAAEAQAFTTINHTLGTFDPNLVLPVKEDDHGTEAGTGGETMQDFVAFMAMMRGPEGTTSPSKYFYASPRPWRMSDTGQVVETGTDVIGPNSFERYDSNVEVIPALLSARETRGRHKDGGYPSGHANAGYLAAIAYAYALPQRYEELLTRASELGENRIVTGMHSPLDVMGGRTMSMAMATALLSNPEHADLKQAAFANMQAVMAANVGEGTTIAAAAESQPGDRWANDAANAALYRLRTHYGLPQDAADMGQEMVVPMGAEVLLETRQPYLSAEQRRVVLYTTGVPSGYPVLDETNGWGRIDLVAAAGGYGAFPGDVSVTMDADLGEMHAEDIWVHDISGPGMLTKAGSGKLTLSGYNSYAGGTRLEEGTLVAGTTMALGQGDLLVSGGVLEVTALGLDIGGEIDVEGGALVVDLGDAEAGSTVSILRATTIVGTFDAVTDIDGNALEVETAGGELTVIVP; encoded by the coding sequence ATGAACCGCAAATCCTCCATATTCCTTGGCCGTCTGTCGGGTGCGCTGGCACTCTCTTTGCTGACCAGCACGGCGCTGGCCGCCCCTCTCGGCGTTGGCGAATTTACAGTGCCGCTGCCCGATGTCGCCTATCCGCTGCCGGTGGTCGAGACCTATACGCACCAGGCAGGTGTCGGTGCCGACGGGGCCGAAGTCAATCGCTATGACCGCGCCGAAAACCCGGTTCTCGAATTGCATCGCGGCTTTGACGAAATCTGGAATCTCGGTGACGAAGCGTGGCGCTCGGGTGGTGCGAACGGGGACGGAGCGCTCGACTATTCCAATGTCGAAATTGTCGATCCCGCCGTGTGGGCGGCCAACATGGCCTATGTACTTTCGATGACCGGCAGCGCCCGCGACGATCAGGAAGCGCTGGAAGCCTATCTCGACGATCGCCGTTCGCAGGGCTTTTCAGTAATCTCCGGCATGGGGCCGGTGCTGGCCAATATCTACGCCGCCGAAGCGCAGGCTTTCACGACGATCAATCACACCTTGGGCACGTTCGATCCCAATTTGGTTCTGCCGGTCAAGGAAGACGACCACGGCACCGAAGCGGGAACGGGTGGTGAAACCATGCAGGACTTTGTGGCCTTCATGGCGATGATGCGCGGGCCCGAAGGGACGACATCGCCCTCGAAATATTTCTACGCCTCGCCGCGCCCCTGGCGCATGAGCGATACCGGGCAGGTGGTGGAAACAGGCACCGATGTTATCGGGCCGAACAGCTTTGAGCGCTATGATAGCAATGTCGAGGTGATCCCGGCTCTGCTCAGCGCGCGCGAAACACGCGGCCGGCACAAGGATGGCGGGTATCCTTCGGGACATGCCAATGCTGGCTACCTTGCTGCCATTGCTTATGCCTATGCGCTGCCGCAGCGCTACGAAGAGCTTTTGACCCGTGCGTCCGAGTTGGGCGAAAATCGCATCGTGACCGGCATGCACTCGCCGCTCGATGTGATGGGTGGGCGCACCATGTCCATGGCCATGGCGACCGCGCTGCTCTCTAATCCCGAGCATGCCGACCTCAAGCAGGCGGCATTTGCGAACATGCAGGCCGTGATGGCGGCCAATGTGGGCGAGGGCACCACGATTGCCGCAGCGGCCGAGAGCCAGCCGGGCGACCGTTGGGCCAATGATGCCGCCAACGCAGCGCTCTATCGCTTGCGTACCCATTATGGCCTGCCTCAGGACGCAGCGGATATGGGGCAGGAGATGGTCGTGCCGATGGGCGCCGAGGTGCTTCTTGAAACGCGCCAGCCCTATCTCAGCGCTGAACAGCGCCGCGTGGTGCTCTACACCACGGGTGTGCCCAGCGGCTATCCGGTGCTCGATGAAACCAATGGCTGGGGCCGGATCGATCTTGTGGCTGCGGCTGGCGGCTATGGAGCCTTCCCGGGCGACGTATCGGTGACCATGGATGCGGATCTGGGCGAAATGCACGCCGAGGACATTTGGGTTCACGACATTTCCGGCCCCGGCATGCTGACCAAGGCCGGTTCGGGCAAGCTGACGCTAAGCGGTTACAATTCGTACGCGGGCGGCACGCGACTGGAAGAGGGCACGTTGGTGGCTGGAACCACGATGGCGCTTGGCCAAGGCGATCTGCTGGTGAGCGGCGGCGTGCTGGAGGTTACCGCACTTGGCCTTGATATCGGCGGTGAAATTGACGTCGAAGGCGGCGCACTTGTAGTCGATCTGGGTGATGCCGAAGCGGGCAGCACGGTCTCGATTCTGCGCGCGACCACGATCGTCGGTACGTTCGATGCGGTGACCGATATCGATGGCAATGCTCTGGAGGTCGAAACGGCCGGTGGCGAATTGACGGTCATTGTTCCCTGA
- a CDS encoding NADPH-dependent FMN reductase, translating into MSKPKIAIIISSTRESRFADKPAQWLLAKAQERSEFDVELVDLRDFDLPFFDEVASNMWAPSQDPKAIAWQKKVGEFDGYIFLVAEYNRSITAALKNALDQAYVEWTKKPAAYVGYGSVGAARAIEQLRLINVELQMVPVRHGVHIGGSEFFTVWGGGKNEPMEAIEPVIAPSLNDMFDNLGWWTAATKAARDGKVEAIAAE; encoded by the coding sequence ATGTCCAAGCCGAAAATTGCAATCATCATTTCTTCGACCCGCGAAAGCCGTTTCGCCGACAAGCCCGCCCAGTGGCTTTTGGCCAAGGCCCAGGAGCGTTCCGAATTCGACGTCGAACTTGTCGATCTGCGCGATTTCGATCTGCCGTTCTTTGATGAGGTGGCCTCCAACATGTGGGCGCCGAGCCAGGACCCCAAGGCTATCGCCTGGCAGAAGAAGGTCGGCGAGTTCGACGGCTATATCTTCCTTGTTGCTGAATACAACCGCTCGATTACCGCAGCGCTCAAGAATGCGCTCGATCAGGCCTATGTCGAATGGACCAAGAAGCCCGCTGCATACGTCGGTTACGGTTCAGTCGGTGCTGCTCGCGCCATCGAACAGCTGCGACTGATTAACGTCGAACTTCAGATGGTCCCTGTTCGTCACGGCGTGCATATCGGCGGTTCGGAATTCTTTACCGTCTGGGGGGGAGGCAAGAACGAGCCGATGGAAGCCATCGAACCCGTGATCGCTCCGAGCCTCAACGATATGTTCGACAACCTTGGATGGTGGACCGCTGCCACCAAGGCTGCCCGCGACGGCAAGGTCGAAGCTATCGCCGCCGAATAA
- a CDS encoding SRPBCC family protein, protein MTDRNVVHATFTLQRTYRAPRKKVFAAFSDFKTKQKWFGSDAPEGAAANMDFRVGGREHSHGVAEQHGSTHAYRYDAIYLDIIENERIIYAYDMDADGHHISASLTTIELTDAADGTQLKLTEQGAYLDGYDDPKIREDGTAGLLAALAKIVED, encoded by the coding sequence ATGACCGACCGCAACGTCGTCCACGCCACCTTCACGCTCCAGCGCACCTACCGCGCCCCGCGCAAAAAGGTCTTCGCAGCCTTTTCCGATTTCAAGACCAAGCAGAAATGGTTCGGAAGCGACGCCCCGGAGGGCGCAGCGGCCAATATGGATTTCCGTGTCGGAGGCCGCGAGCACAGCCATGGCGTTGCCGAACAACATGGCAGCACGCACGCCTATCGCTACGACGCCATCTACCTCGACATCATCGAGAACGAGCGCATCATCTATGCCTATGACATGGACGCCGACGGCCACCACATATCGGCCTCGCTCACCACGATCGAACTGACCGACGCGGCGGACGGCACCCAGCTCAAGCTGACCGAACAGGGCGCCTATCTCGACGGCTATGATGACCCCAAGATCCGTGAAGACGGAACGGCCGGGCTTCTGGCCGCCCTTGCAAAAATCGTGGAGGACTGA
- a CDS encoding TetR/AcrR family transcriptional regulator has translation MSRMEKAGFRKQKIIEATVVCILEKGYHQAGMRDIAEAAGVSLGNLYNHFPGKQAILMELAAIEGAELEPFIALLDAAKRPQDSLSAFANAYLDYMAAPENALLTLELTAESFREPQIAAIFQANRSRLIAALGSTLGLETPNRDLYAEMVLDLIEGTALRAVAERRRPDAAARKALHQMLAGAAKRPA, from the coding sequence ATGTCCAGGATGGAAAAAGCCGGCTTCCGGAAACAAAAGATCATCGAAGCAACTGTCGTCTGCATTCTGGAAAAAGGATATCATCAGGCCGGTATGCGCGACATCGCAGAGGCTGCGGGTGTCAGCCTCGGCAATTTATACAATCATTTCCCGGGCAAGCAGGCCATTCTGATGGAGTTGGCCGCAATCGAAGGCGCAGAACTGGAACCCTTCATAGCACTTCTAGACGCCGCGAAGCGTCCCCAGGACTCCCTGTCCGCCTTCGCAAATGCCTATCTCGACTATATGGCCGCGCCCGAAAATGCATTGCTGACGCTCGAGTTGACCGCCGAGTCCTTCCGCGAGCCGCAGATCGCGGCGATTTTTCAGGCCAACCGATCAAGGTTGATCGCAGCGCTCGGCAGCACGCTCGGTCTTGAGACACCGAACCGCGATCTCTATGCCGAAATGGTTCTCGATCTCATCGAAGGGACCGCGCTTCGCGCCGTCGCCGAACGTCGCCGCCCAGATGCCGCGGCGCGCAAGGCTCTGCACCAAATGCTCGCCGGCGCGGCCAAACGCCCCGCCTAG
- a CDS encoding SRPBCC domain-containing protein, producing the protein MTDRTVVHATFDLERIYSAPQSRVFLAFADEPQKRQWAHGAPAQGYSLDFRVGGREHVEMSAPGGGSFRYDGIHYDIVENERIIYAYSFSFGQGNAGTTLTTVELADAEDGATLLKITEQGAYLDGFDGPKFWRSGTTSLLDRLNNHLEQKQ; encoded by the coding sequence ATGACTGACCGCACCGTGGTACACGCCACTTTCGATCTCGAGCGAATCTATTCCGCACCCCAGAGCCGGGTCTTTCTGGCCTTTGCCGATGAGCCGCAGAAGCGCCAATGGGCACATGGAGCCCCCGCACAGGGATACTCACTCGATTTTCGCGTGGGCGGACGCGAACACGTCGAAATGTCTGCCCCCGGCGGCGGTAGCTTCCGTTACGATGGTATCCATTACGACATCGTCGAAAATGAGCGCATCATCTACGCCTATTCCTTCAGCTTCGGACAAGGAAACGCAGGCACGACGTTGACCACCGTTGAATTGGCCGATGCCGAAGACGGGGCAACCCTTCTCAAGATCACCGAGCAAGGCGCCTATCTCGACGGCTTTGACGGACCAAAATTCTGGAGGAGCGGAACCACCTCCCTTCTCGACCGACTCAACAATCATCTGGAGCAAAAGCAATGA
- a CDS encoding YciI family protein: MPKYITIGYGDRAGYDRTPEDIRQAAHDHDALLKERGVTMGIAGTPVQVRNHNGRGVQTETGPYLSSDLPIAGFAIMEADDMDEAIALASETPCAIAHGVFEIWPLNEW, encoded by the coding sequence ATGCCAAAATACATAACCATAGGCTATGGCGACCGAGCCGGATACGATCGGACACCAGAGGACATCAGGCAGGCAGCCCATGACCACGATGCCCTTCTCAAGGAGCGCGGTGTCACGATGGGTATCGCCGGAACACCTGTCCAGGTGCGCAATCACAACGGACGCGGCGTCCAGACAGAAACCGGGCCCTACCTCTCGTCGGATCTGCCAATCGCCGGCTTTGCAATTATGGAAGCCGATGACATGGACGAAGCGATCGCGCTGGCCTCGGAAACGCCTTGCGCGATAGCTCACGGCGTGTTCGAAATCTGGCCGCTCAACGAGTGGTAG
- a CDS encoding DUF418 domain-containing protein, with protein MHAQSTPGSPGRLEGLDLARFFAFAGMVLVNFKIVMGAEGGEGLLHWLSLLVEGKAAASFVVLAGLGAGLACARFGDNSIGTTLKRGAFLLVLGLVNMLIFPADILHYYAFYFLFGAVVLSQSTALLVSAMVALNIGFVALVFVLNYDAGWNWLDYSYVDFWTPAGFVRNLMFNGWHPVIPWFGFFLFGVVLSRIELSARRVQLLMIGTGIALVATMTLVSGVLAEILAGLHPELSPLATTLPVPPGPLFSITGMASASVLIGLCVWVADHLGSGGFLGVLMATGRQTLTLYVAHIVVGMGLLEAFGLAGGQTAAGATLAAFAFCVVACIYAAGWARLRPRGPLEALMRKVAG; from the coding sequence ATGCACGCACAGTCCACGCCCGGTTCCCCGGGCCGGCTCGAAGGGCTCGATCTGGCGCGCTTTTTTGCGTTTGCGGGAATGGTTCTGGTGAACTTCAAGATCGTCATGGGCGCCGAGGGTGGCGAAGGGCTGCTCCACTGGTTGAGCTTACTCGTTGAGGGCAAGGCGGCGGCCAGCTTTGTTGTTCTTGCGGGACTGGGGGCCGGGCTGGCCTGTGCGCGCTTCGGGGACAATTCAATCGGCACCACGCTCAAGCGCGGCGCCTTTCTGTTGGTGCTAGGACTGGTGAACATGCTGATATTCCCCGCTGATATCCTGCATTATTACGCCTTCTATTTTCTGTTTGGCGCGGTGGTGCTCTCGCAATCCACAGCGCTCCTCGTGTCGGCCATGGTGGCTCTCAATATCGGCTTTGTCGCGCTGGTTTTCGTTTTGAACTATGACGCGGGGTGGAACTGGCTCGACTATTCCTATGTCGACTTCTGGACGCCAGCCGGGTTCGTGCGCAATCTGATGTTTAATGGATGGCATCCTGTCATTCCCTGGTTCGGTTTTTTCCTCTTTGGAGTGGTGCTGAGCCGGATCGAGTTGAGTGCACGCCGGGTTCAGCTGTTGATGATCGGGACCGGGATTGCGCTGGTCGCAACGATGACTTTGGTCAGCGGGGTGCTGGCGGAAATTCTCGCAGGCCTTCATCCCGAGTTGTCTCCGCTCGCAACGACATTGCCAGTGCCGCCTGGCCCGCTTTTCTCGATAACAGGCATGGCATCGGCTTCCGTTCTCATCGGCTTGTGCGTTTGGGTTGCGGATCATCTCGGCAGCGGCGGTTTTCTTGGCGTTCTGATGGCAACAGGGCGACAGACGCTTACGCTCTATGTTGCGCATATCGTCGTCGGGATGGGGCTGCTGGAGGCCTTCGGCTTGGCTGGAGGGCAGACGGCCGCCGGCGCGACACTTGCAGCATTTGCCTTCTGCGTTGTTGCCTGCATCTATGCTGCAGGGTGGGCGCGGCTCCGGCCGCGTGGCCCGCTGGAAGCGTTGATGCGCAAAGTGGCGGGGTGA
- the ilvC gene encoding ketol-acid reductoisomerase, which produces MRVYYDRDADINLLKSKKVAIIGYGSQGRAHALNLKDSGITDIAVGLRPGSSTAKKVEADGLKVMSVAEAAAWADMMMMATPDELQADIYRDDIAPNIRDGAALAFAHGLNVHFGLIEPKDTVDVLMIAPKGPGHTVRGEYEKGGGVPCLIAIHHDATGNAHDLGLAYASGVGGGRSGIIETTFKEECETDLFGEQAVLCGGLVELIRAGFETLVEAGYAPEMAYFECLHEVKLIVDLIYQGGIANMNYSISNTAEWGEYVTGPRIITSETKAEMKRVLADIQSGKFTSEWMQEYKAGAARFKGIRRNNDAHQIEEVGTKLRDMMPWIKAGALVDKSRN; this is translated from the coding sequence ATGCGCGTTTATTACGATCGGGATGCCGATATCAATCTTTTGAAATCCAAGAAGGTCGCCATTATCGGGTATGGCAGCCAGGGTCGCGCGCATGCGCTCAACCTCAAGGATTCGGGCATCACCGACATCGCCGTCGGTCTGCGCCCCGGCTCCTCGACCGCCAAGAAGGTGGAAGCGGACGGGCTCAAAGTGATGAGCGTTGCCGAAGCTGCGGCCTGGGCCGACATGATGATGATGGCGACCCCCGATGAATTGCAGGCCGATATCTACCGCGATGATATTGCGCCCAATATCCGCGACGGTGCCGCGCTGGCGTTCGCGCACGGCCTCAACGTCCATTTCGGGCTGATCGAGCCCAAGGACACTGTTGACGTGCTGATGATTGCGCCCAAGGGCCCCGGCCACACCGTGCGCGGCGAATACGAGAAGGGCGGCGGAGTGCCGTGCCTGATCGCCATCCATCACGATGCGACCGGCAACGCGCACGACCTTGGGCTGGCCTATGCGTCCGGTGTTGGCGGTGGCCGTTCGGGCATCATCGAAACCACCTTCAAGGAAGAGTGCGAAACCGATCTGTTCGGCGAGCAGGCTGTGCTCTGCGGCGGTCTGGTCGAGCTGATCCGCGCCGGGTTCGAGACGCTGGTGGAAGCCGGCTACGCGCCGGAAATGGCCTATTTCGAGTGCCTGCACGAAGTGAAGCTGATCGTCGACCTGATCTACCAGGGCGGCATCGCCAACATGAACTACTCGATTTCCAACACCGCCGAATGGGGCGAATATGTCACCGGCCCGCGCATCATCACCTCGGAGACCAAGGCCGAGATGAAGCGCGTTCTGGCCGATATCCAGTCGGGCAAGTTCACGTCCGAGTGGATGCAGGAATACAAGGCCGGCGCCGCCCGCTTCAAGGGCATCCGCCGCAACAACGATGCCCACCAGATCGAGGAAGTCGGCACCAAGCTGCGCGACATGATGCCGTGGATCAAGGCCGGGGCACTGGTCGACAAGAGCCGGAACTAG
- a CDS encoding FAD-dependent oxidoreductase, whose protein sequence is MKRTTCLVAGGGPAGIMLGLLLARGGVEVIVCEKHADFLRDFRGDTVHPSTIRLLDELGLGAEFAQLPQSRLQSLRLPTTNGESIDFGDFSALPPPYNYIAMIPQWDFLGFLADHARREPAFALFMGTEVTDLLWRDDKVAGVTVRTDHGEEMIEADLVVACDGRHSILRKQAGLVSRDYDVPFDVWWFRRPRRPDEQAEPANLVPSFAGQDIMLAIAREGFYQIAVFIPKGTDARRRAQGIQPLRDMIARLRPDFADRVDTLTSMEQVKTLDVKLDRLKRWHCPGLLCIGDAAHAMSPVGGVGVNLAIQDAVATARILRNPLRAGTLTETDLEAVQQRRMMPTRVIQAMQRILHRIVFQNGFRSEHAGPPRFMLFLARHVPGFRKVPARFVAFGPRPEHAPDFARRQP, encoded by the coding sequence ATGAAACGCACGACTTGCCTCGTCGCCGGGGGCGGTCCCGCCGGCATAATGCTCGGCCTGCTGCTGGCGCGCGGCGGGGTGGAAGTCATTGTTTGCGAAAAACATGCCGACTTCCTGCGCGATTTCCGCGGCGATACCGTGCACCCTTCGACGATCAGGCTTTTGGACGAGCTCGGCCTCGGTGCGGAATTCGCGCAACTGCCGCAAAGCAGGCTCCAAAGCCTGCGCCTGCCCACAACGAACGGCGAAAGCATCGACTTCGGCGATTTTTCCGCGCTCCCGCCGCCTTACAATTATATCGCCATGATCCCGCAATGGGATTTTCTTGGATTTCTGGCCGACCATGCCCGGCGCGAACCGGCCTTCGCACTGTTTATGGGAACCGAGGTCACCGACCTGCTCTGGCGGGACGACAAAGTTGCCGGGGTCACTGTGCGCACCGATCATGGAGAGGAGATGATCGAAGCCGACCTGGTCGTCGCGTGCGATGGCCGCCATTCCATCCTGCGAAAGCAGGCCGGGCTGGTCTCTCGCGATTATGACGTGCCTTTTGACGTCTGGTGGTTTCGCCGGCCCCGCCGCCCCGATGAACAAGCCGAACCGGCAAATCTTGTCCCCAGCTTTGCCGGGCAAGACATCATGCTCGCGATAGCCCGCGAGGGATTCTACCAGATTGCGGTCTTCATCCCCAAAGGCACCGATGCACGGCGCCGCGCTCAAGGCATCCAACCCCTTCGCGATATGATCGCCAGATTGCGTCCCGACTTCGCCGATCGCGTGGATACGCTCACCTCAATGGAACAGGTCAAGACCCTTGATGTGAAACTCGATCGGCTCAAACGCTGGCATTGCCCCGGGCTGCTCTGTATCGGCGATGCCGCTCATGCCATGTCACCTGTCGGTGGTGTCGGCGTAAATCTCGCCATACAGGATGCTGTTGCGACCGCCCGCATTCTCCGCAATCCGCTACGCGCCGGAACATTGACCGAAACCGACCTCGAGGCCGTGCAACAACGTCGCATGATGCCCACCAGAGTCATTCAGGCCATGCAGCGCATTCTCCATCGTATCGTTTTCCAGAACGGGTTTCGATCCGAGCACGCCGGACCGCCGCGCTTCATGCTGTTTCTGGCCCGGCACGTTCCCGGCTTCCGCAAAGTTCCAGCGCGCTTTGTCGCCTTCGGCCCCCGCCCCGAACATGCCCCCGATTTCGCCCGCCGCCAGCCCTGA
- a CDS encoding PhzF family phenazine biosynthesis protein, protein MKLTYFILDVFTRDRLSGNPLAVVLKADELSTTRMQAIAREFNLSETVFVNAPKGERHTAALRIFTPTSELPFAGHPTVGAAVLLGLQHKQSAVRLELGVGNVTAVMERIDRRTGEAKFALPQLPARIEDPVVIADVARRLGLTESDIGCDGMTPALYSAGLPFYLVPVRDARALEAITLERRGWTDTFPGERNSVYVFTKTPKERGNDYAARMFHVAHGAGEDAATGSAAAALVGMLAEHGGYGDGHHAIKIRQGREMGRPSEIGVQFNIEGGQLKHAGIGGAAVILAEGVLDLDD, encoded by the coding sequence ATGAAGCTAACCTATTTCATTCTCGATGTTTTCACCCGTGATCGGCTGAGCGGCAATCCGCTGGCGGTCGTGCTCAAGGCCGATGAACTTTCGACCACGCGGATGCAGGCGATCGCGCGCGAGTTCAATCTTTCCGAGACGGTTTTCGTCAACGCTCCCAAGGGCGAGCGGCACACGGCCGCCTTGCGGATTTTTACACCGACGAGCGAGTTGCCGTTTGCCGGCCACCCCACGGTGGGTGCGGCGGTGCTTTTGGGCCTGCAGCATAAGCAGAGCGCCGTGCGGCTGGAGCTGGGTGTGGGCAATGTCACGGCTGTCATGGAGCGAATCGACAGGCGAACCGGCGAGGCCAAGTTCGCTCTGCCACAGCTCCCTGCGAGGATCGAAGACCCTGTGGTGATCGCTGATGTTGCGCGGCGTTTGGGGCTGACCGAAAGCGACATCGGATGCGATGGCATGACGCCGGCGCTCTATTCGGCCGGGCTGCCGTTCTATCTCGTGCCGGTGCGTGACGCGCGGGCGCTCGAGGCGATAACGCTGGAGCGTCGCGGGTGGACCGACACGTTTCCGGGCGAACGCAATTCGGTCTATGTCTTCACCAAGACACCAAAGGAACGCGGCAACGACTATGCAGCGCGCATGTTTCATGTCGCCCATGGTGCGGGCGAAGACGCGGCCACCGGTTCGGCAGCGGCGGCGCTGGTCGGCATGCTGGCCGAACATGGCGGCTATGGCGACGGGCATCACGCGATCAAGATTCGTCAGGGTCGCGAAATGGGGCGGCCAAGCGAAATCGGCGTGCAGTTCAACATCGAAGGTGGCCAGCTCAAGCATGCCGGGATTGGCGGTGCCGCGGTCATTCTGGCCGAAGGGGTGCTTGATCTGGACGACTAG